From the Candidatus Krumholzibacteriota bacterium genome, one window contains:
- a CDS encoding 4Fe-4S dicluster domain-containing protein: MRIKLKFDENEKKFVDRVSELSGENIYSCYQCGRCSAGCPFAFEMDILPNQLIRLVQMGLKEELLGSKALFLCASCFTCQARCPKGINIASIAEAARDLIEPKGKDYFGPEEVPPELADELPQQALVSVFRKFSK, translated from the coding sequence ATGAGAATCAAACTGAAATTCGATGAAAACGAAAAGAAGTTTGTTGATCGAGTCAGCGAATTATCCGGGGAAAATATATACAGTTGTTATCAGTGCGGCCGTTGTTCAGCGGGATGTCCCTTTGCGTTTGAAATGGATATTCTGCCGAATCAGTTGATACGGCTTGTTCAAATGGGACTAAAAGAGGAACTACTCGGTTCGAAGGCTTTGTTTCTCTGCGCATCATGTTTTACCTGTCAGGCGCGTTGCCCTAAGGGGATAAATATAGCGAGTATAGCTGAAGCGGCGCGTGATCTCATTGAACCCAAAGGAAAGGATTATTTCGGACCCGAGGAGGTTCCTCCTGAACTTGCGGATGAACTTCCGCAACAGGCGCTTGTCTCGGTATTCCGCAAATTCAGTAAATAA
- a CDS encoding SO_0444 family Cu/Zn efflux transporter has protein sequence MAILEYMLSFAAASWETLREMAPYLLFGFFIAGVLSVLVKPEVVENHLGGRGVLQIVKAAIFGVPLPLCSCGVIPVSVSLRKHGASAGATTSFLISTPQTGADSIFVTLSLLGPVFAVVRPVVSFISGLLGGVLVLLFGEKEMDAEINRPVCHEECCTGAGEKRSGFMQALRYGFRVLPEDLYKALVIGILIAGAISAVIPDDFFVPVLGGGILSMLIMMAAGIPVYVCATASVPIAAVLISKGVSPGAALVFLMTGPATNAATISTVWKIMGRRTALIYLATVAVSAIAAGFILDQVFISDSSGISAAMPWMIPGSVKTVSAAVLLAVLLAAVLRKSEHKDHRHEDAREGKDKLKIKVTGMTCRHCSESVRRSLLEAENIDTAVVDHKNGVAYITGRDFNLQELERIIEGTGYNFKEAEEVE, from the coding sequence ATGGCAATTCTTGAGTATATGTTATCTTTCGCGGCAGCTTCGTGGGAAACACTCAGGGAGATGGCTCCATATCTTCTTTTCGGTTTTTTCATAGCGGGAGTGCTTTCCGTTCTTGTCAAGCCCGAGGTTGTTGAGAATCACCTTGGAGGGAGGGGTGTGCTTCAGATAGTTAAAGCAGCCATATTCGGAGTACCTTTGCCGCTCTGCTCGTGCGGGGTTATACCGGTGTCGGTTTCTTTGAGAAAGCACGGAGCCAGCGCAGGAGCTACGACTTCATTTCTGATTTCCACTCCTCAGACGGGTGCTGACAGCATATTTGTAACCCTCAGCCTGCTGGGTCCTGTTTTCGCTGTCGTAAGGCCGGTTGTTTCTTTTATAAGCGGTCTTTTGGGAGGAGTGTTAGTTCTTCTTTTCGGAGAGAAGGAGATGGATGCCGAGATCAACCGTCCCGTATGCCACGAGGAATGCTGCACCGGGGCCGGAGAAAAGAGATCGGGATTTATGCAGGCTCTAAGGTACGGATTCAGGGTTCTGCCTGAGGACCTTTATAAAGCGTTGGTAATAGGTATTCTGATAGCGGGCGCGATTTCCGCAGTTATACCTGATGACTTTTTCGTACCCGTTCTGGGCGGAGGAATTCTTTCCATGCTGATTATGATGGCCGCGGGGATACCGGTTTACGTGTGCGCGACAGCTTCTGTGCCTATCGCGGCAGTACTGATATCTAAAGGAGTTTCTCCCGGAGCGGCGCTGGTCTTTCTTATGACCGGGCCTGCTACTAATGCGGCGACTATCTCTACTGTCTGGAAGATAATGGGCAGAAGAACCGCTCTTATATACCTCGCGACAGTTGCCGTAAGCGCTATAGCTGCGGGATTTATCTTAGATCAAGTGTTTATTTCAGACTCGTCGGGCATTTCTGCCGCTATGCCCTGGATGATACCGGGTTCCGTGAAAACTGTAAGCGCCGCGGTTCTGCTTGCCGTTCTTCTTGCCGCTGTGCTGAGGAAGTCTGAACATAAAGATCACAGGCATGAAGACGCCCGGGAGGGTAAGGATAAGTTAAAGATAAAGGTTACGGGGATGACTTGCCGCCACTGTTCCGAATCTGTAAGGAGATCTCTTCTTGAAGCAGAGAATATCGATACTGCCGTAGTCGATCATAAAAATGGAGTTGCCTACATCACCGGGAGGGATTTTAACTTACAGGAACTTGAGAGGATAATAGAAGGAACAGGGTACAATTTTAAGGAAGCAGAAGAGGTGGAGTGA
- a CDS encoding pyridoxamine 5'-phosphate oxidase family protein, with protein sequence MADLKKRILDIIGKPNLAGLATVTESGAPWVRYVMAVSSDDMIIRFSTFLSARKVSHIKNNPEVHLVCGVTDPEDWSNYLQIEGTAEVTTDDDEKKAFWNPILSEIFQGPEDPDYAIVKVKPSRIEFYGKEHFKPEVWTAE encoded by the coding sequence ATGGCGGACCTAAAGAAACGTATTCTTGATATAATCGGTAAACCTAATCTTGCCGGTTTAGCGACAGTTACAGAATCGGGGGCGCCCTGGGTCAGGTATGTTATGGCAGTATCGTCTGATGATATGATTATCCGTTTTTCAACATTCCTTAGCGCCAGGAAGGTATCGCACATTAAGAATAATCCCGAAGTGCATTTAGTCTGCGGGGTGACCGACCCCGAGGACTGGAGCAACTATCTTCAGATAGAGGGAACAGCGGAGGTTACTACCGATGATGACGAGAAAAAGGCCTTCTGGAATCCTATCTTAAGTGAAATCTTCCAAGGTCCGGAAGATCCGGACTATGCAATCGTGAAGGTTAAACCTTCAAGGATCGAGTTTTACGGCAAAGAGCATTTTAAGCCTGAAGTATGGACTGCCGAATAG